A stretch of Colletotrichum lupini chromosome 2, complete sequence DNA encodes these proteins:
- a CDS encoding cytochrome P450: MSPTKEKIFLDDDRVIASYPVTYVRSLEAKVKSLEKEFNSLRSATGRELDSRAELINPDTSDINIALGRQETEANSTNLLYEPSPTQLPLLQSSPSFVEELKILSFEATADRHLGSSSGLSFAKLTQTVLRRLNPDKADFSFAHFEPEGGIWPQLNLPSSTSDLLDSTLFSGFRDPFMCYPSMLDGFSPTAPTEPISLPEQQVSLEGSHVDQLIRFYFAHSHTLYPIVHRQEFNNILEHVRADPQFTLSDEHESMMYYKKALEHFEGALDYGYMAALEVLLLQVSYSFFNQLGPNTWTLVGLGARMAIGLGMHASSTYEGLPADVSEKRKRLFFSVYMMDRVVSIALGRPFAINEDDIDVTPFAVEDDSDVGAQIDLPENSFKPSILTVPLHILELRQIASNITTSVYSHRMSASLNAEQREEVSNSLHQRLLNWRRNMPFPLPNTDAAVPHLNSSWYDFNYYLHVAMLYRPSPLFPTLPEPRVKVLAEAASMSIRQVSNMHRQRCLAYNWLNLLSIFTATLSLIYATTAQPDNLISVLRDKGAVADLDLTIELFDKLSVKFPVAGKICRMVEQISTRYKEMMEVNEADRRKGQLMMSTLLNLTRSFQSLGHKGVIEEAFSLVPVLATTLALLACYVAYNVAFGTDIPHIKGLPQMPGAVPIFGHLLRLGEDHASTCENWWRKGNPSTFQIKLGNTRAVVFNSYEDIRRLLIGYQNAVIDRPKLYTFHGLISSTALGRPALRSYYPMFDLESYCILRDLHKDSRNGEVEISVRPYIQRYALNTTLTLCYGIRMDAVYDDLLREILHVGSAISLLRSASENTQDYVPIMRYFPNNEKSRRSKDLRERRDAYLNLLLDKVREQIKRGTDKPCISAAILKNEETKLSGVEVSSICLSLVSGGFETIPGTLTSTIGSLATKEGQAWQDRAYEDIKRYYPDVREAWASCYAEEKIPYINAIIREAGRYYTVSSMSLPRKTVTEVNWNGAIIPPKTMILVNAQAGNHDVRHFGDDAGHFDPERWLESLNPPTEKEISGVGHLSFGLGSRGCSGQYIAQRLLYAALVRLLSSYKIVASEEEPPNTDYVEYNQFKTALVAIPKDFKVKLIPRDTPSKDYRGFGLTPWILQVFL; this comes from the exons ATGTCAccgacgaaagaaaagat CTTCCTCGATGATGATCGAGTTATAGCATCTTACCCCGTCAC ATACGTGCGCAGTCTCGAGGCAAAAGTCAAGTCTCTCGAAAAGGAATTCAATTCACTAAGATCCGCGACAGGAAGAGAACTAGACTCTCGAGCGGAACTCATAAATCCGGATACAAGTGATATTAATATTGCCCTCGGTCGTCAAGAGACGGAGGCAAACAGCACGAACTTGCTTTATGAGCCCTCGCCTACCCAGCTGCCTCTCTTGCAGTCCTCCCCTTCCTTCGTCGAAGAGCTCAAAATCCTCTCCTTCGAGGCAACGGCTGATCGTCATTTGGGATCTTCCTCCGGCCTCTCCTTCGCCAAGCTGACACAAACCGTTCTTCGGCGTCTGAATCCCGACAAGGCCGACTTTAGCTTCGCTCATTTTGAACCCGAGGGTGGCATATGGCCGCAGTTGAACCTTCCCTCCTCGACTTCGGACCTCTTGGATTCAACGTTGTTCAGTGGATTCAGAGACCCTTTCATGTGCTACCCTTCGATGCTTGACGGGTTCTCCCCGACCGCGCCAACCGAGCCCATCTCCCTTCCAGAGCAACAGGTCTCTCTTGAAGGCAGTCATGTTGACCAGCTCATACGTTTCTACTTTGCTCACTCGCATACGTTATACCCGATCGTTCACCGCCAGGAGTTCAATAATATACTGGAGCATGTTCGAGCGGATCCTCAGT TCACCCTTTCAGATGAGCACGAATCAATGATGTACTACAAGAAAGCACTCGAGCACTTTGAGGGGGCTCTCGATTATGGATACATG GCCGCGTTGGAAGTTTTACTTCTGCAAGTATCTTATTCTTTCTTCAACCAGCTTGGACCCA ATACATGGACATTGGTTGGTCTCGGTGCACGTATGGCAATTGGATTAGGCATGCATGCTTCCTCAACCTACGAAGGCCTACCAGCCGACGTGTCTGAAAAGCGGAAGAGGCTCTTCTTTTCCGTTTACATGATGGATCG CGTAGTATCTATAGCTCTAGGTCGCCCATTCGCCATCAATGAAGATGACATCGATGTGACG CCCTTCGCGGTGGAAGATGATAGTGACGTCGGGGCACAAATTGATCTGCCCGAGAACTCATTTAAGCCTTCTATACTGACCGTTCCTCTCCACATCCTCGAGCTACGGCAGATTGCCAGCAACATCACGACTTCAGTCTATTCGCACCGAATGTCAGCCAGCCTCAATGCCGAACAGCGCGAAGAGGTATCAAACTCGCTCCACCAAAGACTTCTTAACTGGCGTCGCAATATGCCATTTCCTCTTCCAAACACCGACGCCGCAGTGCCGCACCTCAACAGCAGCTGGTATGACTTCAACTATTATCTCCACGTCGCCATGTTGTATCGACCATCTCCGCTATTCCCGACTCTGCCAGAACCCCGTGTCAAAGTGTTAGCGGAAGCTGCATCCATGTCGATTCGTCAAGTATCTAATATGCACCGCCAAAGGTGTCTTGCATACAATTGGCTCAACCTTCTCTCGATATTTACCGCAACTTTGTCCCTAATATACGCTACAACTGCCCAACCTGATAATCTCATCTCTGTTTTGAGAGACAAGGGAGCAGTGGCGGACCTTGACTTGACTATCGAGCTATTTGACAAGCTTAGCGTCAAGTTCCCTGTGGCTGGCAAGATATGTCGAATGGTTGAACAGATATCTACTAGGTACAAAGAAATGATGGAAGTCAACGAGGC CGACCGCAGAAAGGGCCAGCTCATGATGTCAACTTTGCTCAATTTAACGAGATCGTTCCAGTCTCTGGGGCATAAAGGGGTTATTGAAGAGGCTTTCTCACTCGTGCCTGTCCTCGCAACGACTCTGGCGTTACTGGCCTGCTATGTCGCCTATAAT GTTGCCTTCGGCACTGACATCCCTCACATCAAGGGACTTCCTCAAATGCCTGGCGCTGTTCCAATTTTTGGACATCTTCTAAGGCTCGGCGAAGACCACGCGAGCACTTGCGAGAATTGGTGGCGGAAAGGGAACCCATCCACCTTCCAAATCAAGCTGGGAAACACGAGAGCCGTAGTGTTCAATTCATATGAAGACATCCGTCGTCTGCTCATTGGCTATCAGAATGCAGTCATTGACCGGCCGAAATTGTACACCTTCCACGGTCTCATCAGCA GCACGGCGCTTGGAAGACCCGCCCTTCGGAGTTACTATCCGATGTTCGACCTCGAGAGCTATTGCATCCTCCGAGATCTGCATAAGGACAGTCGCAACGGTGAGGTGGAGATTAGCGTGCGACCGTATATCCAACGGTATGCGTTGAACACCACCTTGACGCTCTGCTACGGTATTCGAATGGACGCTGTCTACGATGACCTGCTACGCGAGATTCTGCACGTTGGTTCGGCAATCTCGCTCTTGCGTAGTGCTTCAGAGAACACCCAAGACTACGTCCCCATCATGCGTTACTTCCCAAACAATGAGAAGAGCCGTCGTTCTAAAGATCTCAGGGAACGCCGAGACGCGTATTTGAATCTGCTTTTGGATAAAGTGCGGGAGCAGATCAAGCGGGGCACCGATAAGCCCTGCATTTCAGCAGCAATTTTGAAGAACGAAGAAACTAAGCTTAGCGGGGTTGAAGTCTCGTCCATCTGCCTGTCGCTTGTGTCCGGAGGATTCGAGACGATACCGGGGACTCTCACCTCGACTATCGGATCCCTTGCCACAAAGGAGGGACAGGCCTGGCAGGACCGGGCTTACGAAGACATCAAGCGTTACTACCCAGACGTGCGCGAAGCATGGGCTTCCTGCTACGCAGAAGAGAAAATTCCCTACATCAACGCCATTATTAGGGAAGCTGGGAGGTACTACACAGTCAGTTCTATGAGTCTTCCCCGAAAGACCGTCACCGAAGTGAATTGGAACGGAGCCATCATACCCCCTAAGACAATGATCTTGGTCAACGCACAAGCCGGAAATCATG ATGTTAGACATTTTGGTGATGATGCCGGTCATTTCGATCCCGAGCGGTGGCTTGAAAGTCTTAATCCCCCAACAGAAAAGGAGATCTCAGGCGTCGGTCACCTCAGCTTTGGATTGGGTTCCCGCGGCTGCTCCGGGCAGTACATCGCCCAGCGTCTACTATATGCGGCCTTGGTGCGGCTGCTATCTTCGTACAAAATTGTTGCAAGCGAAGAAGAACCTCCGAATACTGACTATGTCGAGTATAACCAATTCAAGACGGCTTTGGTGGCGATCCCGAAGGACTTCAAGGTAAAGCTCATCCCCAGAGACACCCCT TCAAAAGACTACCGGGGCTTTGGCCTAACACCTTGGATCCTTCAGGTCTTCCTCTGA
- a CDS encoding short chain dehydrogenase, translated as MASLDITRLFSVKGYVAVVTGGSSGLGLMIAKGLVTNGAKVYVAALPTDVIDEAVKELNELGNVPCDLSSHDEITKLVKYVQQREHSLDLLVSNTGIRRDPLDLCDLETDNVLELQASMQSSRPSDWKDTFSINVTSHYYLAVAFLPLLHAAASHNDDDGPGSRQGRGAMIMTSSCASMHNVTNVDLTSYAASKAATDHLVKLLAAKFRNFYVRVVGLNPGFFPSRMNPVGEEGNMFSSLFNKVPAKRAGQEEDIAGAVIYLASKAGVSLKSSRSDI; from the exons ATGGCTTCACTCGACATTACGCGACTCTTTTCGGTCAAGGGCTATGTGGCCGTGGTGACCGGAGGCAGTAGCGGACTGGGCCTAATGATAGCAAAG GGCCTCGTCACGAATGGTGCCAAGGTGTACGTGGCTGCTTTACCAACTGACGTCATTGATGAAGCTGTCAAAGAGCTCAACGAGTTGGGCAA TGTGCCATGCGACCTGTCGTCGCATGATGAGATAACAAAGCTGGTAAAATATGTTCAACAACGCGAACACAGCCTTGACTTATTAGTGTCAAACACTGGTATTCGACGGGATCCGCTGGATCTTTGCGACCTGGAGACTGATAATGTCCTCGAATTGCAAGCTTCAATGCAGTCTTCGAGGCCGTCTGACTGGAAAGACACATTTTCCATCAACGTCACATCACACTATTACCTGGCTGTCGCATTCCTTCCCCTGCTGCATGCTGCCGCTTCCCATAATGATGACGACGGTCCCGGTAGTCGTCAAGGACGTGGCGCCATGATCATGACGAGCTCATGTGCTAGTATGCACAACGTTACCAATGTTGACCTGACGAGCTACGCTGCAAGCAAAGCCGCTACGGATCACCTAGTGAAGCTTCTGGCCGCCAAGTTCAGAAATTTCTACGTTCGAGTTGTGGGGTTGAATCCTGGCT TCTTTCCAAGTCGTATGAATCCTGTTGGAGAGGAAGGCAATATGTTTAGTTCCTTGTTCAACAAGGTTCCTGCCAAAAGAGCTGGTCAAGAGGAAGACATCGCCGGCGCGGTGATTTATCTTGCTAGCAAAGCTGGGGTAAGCCTCAAGTCTTCTCGTTCCGACATTTAA
- a CDS encoding amino acid permease, with protein sequence MSSTGIERAGHRDGLPNYGGGYSEHGRFPDEKGVGEPYGEPLDGGFRSSLDSGDKGDHTHRKLKSRHIQLIGIGGTIGTALYVQIGRGLLNGGPASLFLAFTIWCTFILAVTLSMAEMVTYLPISSPFIRFAGRYVDEAFGFAAGWNFFVFEAALVPFEVVACNLIIHFWSDVVPAGGIIAIILVLYGIINVMAVQWYGETEFWAALGKFLLIVGLIIFTFIVMLGGNPLGDRFGFRYWYEPGAFTELYYSGSLGRFLGFLQCLIQASFTIAGPDYVAMAAGEAENPRKVMPRAFNAVFYRLTAFFVLGSLCVGILVPYNDEELTRAFKDGEPGASASPYVVAMNRLKISGLPHIVNAMVLTAAFSAGNSYVYCASRSLYGLALEGKAPAFFKKCTKKGVPVYCVIAVLLIGLLSFLQLSANTAVVLNWFVSLVTASQLINFSCMCTAYLGFYRALKAQGISRDTLPYKAWFQPYAAWYGLIGTFIMTFVGGYTVFLPLDGYWSIPDFLFSYTMVGIFPVLYLGWKFLKKTKIFKPEEVDLYRNKDEIDEYERTFVPTPAKNVFEKVLDKLFG encoded by the exons ATGTCATCCACCGGCATCGAGCGAGCGGGACACCGCGACGGCCTTCCGAATTATGGAGGCGGCTACTCCGAACATGGCCGTTTCCCCGATGAGAAGGGCGTCGGTGAGCCATATGGCGAACCCTTAGACGGCGGATTTCGGTCTTCGCTCGATTCTGGCGACAAGGGAGACCACACTCACCGCAAGCTCAAGTCGCGCCACATTCAACTGATTGGCATTGGCGGCACAATTG GAACCGCTCTTTAC GTTCAAATCGGAAGGGGTTTGCTCAATGGCGGCCCCGCCAGCTTATTCCTCGCCTTCACCATCTGGTGTACTTTCATCCTGGCCGTGACCCTGAGCATGGCCGAGATGGTCACCTACCTCCCGATTTCGAGTCCCTTCATCCGCTTCGCCGGTCGCTACGTCGATGAGGCCTTTGGGTTCGCTGCCGGCTGGAACTTTTTCGTCTTTGAGGCTGCTCTTGTACCGTTTGAGGTCGTCGCCTGCAACCTCATCATCCACTTTTGGAGCGACGTCGTACCCGCTGGAGGCATCATTGCCATCATTCTCGTCCTTTATGGTATTATCAATGTCATGGCGGTGCAGTGGTACGGCGAGACAGAGTTCTGGGCTGCGCTTGGCAAGTTCTTGCTCATCGTGGGACTCATCATCTTTACGTTCATCGTCATGCTGGGAG GAAACCCGCTTGGAGACAGATTCGGCTTCCG ATACTGGTACGAACCAGGCGCATTCACAGAGCTATACTACAGCGGCTCCCTCGGACGCTTTCTCGGCTTCCTGCAATGCCTGATCCAGGCTTCTTTCACCATCGCAGGACCGGACTACGTTGCCATGGCCGCCGGCGAGGCCGAGAACCCGCGCAAAGTCATGCCCCGCGCCTTCAACGCCGTCTTCTACCGCCTGACCGCCTTCTTCGTCCTTGGCTCCCTCTGCGTCGGCATCCTCGTCCCCTACAACGATGAAGAGCTTACCCGCGCCTTCAAGGACGGCGAACCCGGCGCCTCGGCCTCGCCCTACGTCGTCGCCATGAATCGCCTCAAGATCAGCGGCCTGCCCCACATCGTCAACGCCATGGTCCTCACAGCCGCCTTCTCTGCGGGTAATTCGTACGTCTACTGTGCTTCACGATCGCTGTACGGACTGGCACTTGAGGGCAAGGCGCCCGCGTTTTTCAAGAAGTGCACGAAGAAGGGCGTTCCGGTCTACTGCGTCATCGCCGTCTTGCTCATCGGCCTGCTCAGCTTCCTGCAACTCAGTGCCAACACTGCTGTTGTGCTGAATTGGTTTGTGAGCTTGGTCACCGCGTCGCAGTTGATCAACTTCTCCTGCATGTGCACGGCATATCTTGGGTTCTATCGTGCGCTCAAGGCCCAAGGCATCAGTCGCGATACCCTTCCCTACAAGGCTTGGTTCCAGCCGTACGCTGCCTGGTACGGTCTCATCGGCACTTTCATCATGACGTTCGTTGGAGGGTACACCGTTTTCTTGCCTCTGGATGGATACTGGAGTATCCCTGATTTTCTCTTCTC GTATACGATGGTCGGCATTTTCCCTGTGCTGTACCTGGGCTGGAAATTCCTCAAGAAGACCAAGATCTTCAAACCTGAAGAGGTCGACCTGTACCGCAACAAGGATGAGATTGACGAGTATGAGAGGACGTTCGTACCTACTCCTGCCAA GAACGTCTTCGAAAAGGTTCTAGACAAACTATTTGGGTAG
- a CDS encoding carbonyl reductase: MTYSRVGVVTGANKGIGFAVVRQLALQYPNSHLNNGSLLIYLTARDMSRGEQALSKIQGDADVKQAKALSTHGGAADIKYHQLDISDSSSISNLASFLKKEHPDGVDFIINNAGIAMQGFDSNVVKNTLACNYYGTLEATRAWIPVMKPDGRIVNVASVSGSLSKYSPDIKQRFLDAQSVSDVTKLMEDFTAAVEKGTHEKQGWPSAAYAVSKAGEIGMTKAMAKELQDKGSKLLVNSCHPGYVVTDMTRGGGAKTPDEGAQTPVHLAIADIGGKTGEYWSDEKVVRW, encoded by the exons ATGACATACTCCCGAGTTGGTGTGGTGACCGGTGCCAACAAGGGCATCGGATTTGCAGTCG TCCGACAGCTCGCGCTGCAATATCCCAATTCCCATCTAAACAATGGTTCGCTGCTCATCTATCTAACTGCGCGCGACATGTCTCGCGGTGAGCAAGCACTCAGCAAGATTCAAGGCGACGCGGATGTCAAGCAGGCCAAGGCCCTGTCTACCCACGGTGGCGCGGCGGACATCAAGTACCACCAGCTCGACATCTCAGATTCATCCAGCATCTCGAACCTCGCATCATTTCTGAAAAAGGAACATCCCGATGGCGTTGACTTCATCATCAACAACGCTGGTATTGCCATGCAAGGGTTTG ACTCAAACGTGGTGAAGAACACCCTGGCATGCAACTACTACGGTACGCTGGAAGCGACACGCGCCTGGATCCCGGTTATGAAGCCAGACGGGCGCATCGTCAACGTGGCATCGGTATCAGGGTCCCTGAGCAAGTACTCGCCAGACATCAAGCAGCGCTTCCTTGACGCGCAGTCCGTGTCGGACGTCACCAAGCTGATGGAAGACTTCACCGCCGCGGTCGAGAAGGGCACGCACGAGAAGCAAGGTTGGCCCAGCGCCGCGTACGCGGTCTCTAAAGCTGGCGAGATTGGCATGACCAAGGCCATGGCCAAGGAGTTGCAGGACAAGGGAAGCAAGCTGCTCGTCAACTCGTGCCATCCCGGGTACGTGGTCACGGATATGACGCGAGGCGGCGGCGCAAAGACGCCTGATGAGGGTGCGCAGACACCTGTGCATCTGGCGATTGCGGATATTGGTGGCAAGACTGGAGAGTACTGGTCTGATGAGAAGGTCGTCAGGTGGTGA
- a CDS encoding amidase — protein sequence MYKAQLWVAIVAGIEISLASCKLSTSQSWPGNSSTTVPSVFPLLEDVGSAYLFPMPLCGTFKLEEATIDEMQAALTAGTLTSQQLVGCYIQRTYQTQEYIHSILQINPDVFQLAVKMDLERKAGKIRGPLHGIPFTVKDNIASKDNMETTAGSFALLGSIVPRDAHVVKRLREAGAILLGKAALSEWADMRSNNYSEGFSARGGQSRSPYNFTLNPGGSSTGSAVGVAANAIAFSLGTETDGSVINPAERNAIVGFKPTVGLTSRAGVIPESEHQDSVGTFGRTVRDAVYAFDAIYGIDERDNYTLAQEGRTPEGGYTQFLSTKEILKGATFGLPWNSFWALADDEQRESLEQLLKLITSAGATIINNTEITDYETIVSPDGWDWDYGTSRGYPNESEYTVVKVDFYNNINTYLSELENTDIKTFEDLIAFNYDNDGTEGGHPWPLGTAAFYSGQDGFLASLESKGIKDEIYLQAVEFSQQSTRSGINDALTSSNGTKLAGLLVPPEVGQTYQIAAQAGYPMITLPAGVRSSTGMGFGLAIMQTAYGEAELVKWGSAIEDLQLTTEGNPYKRTLPNWYEYLTRNVPVF from the exons ATGTACAAGGCGCAACTTTGGGTTGCCATTGTGGCGGGTATTGAGATCTCTTTGGCTAGCTGCAAGCTGAGCACCTCTCAAAGCTGGCCTGGAAACTCGTCGACAACCGTACCTTCGGTGTTCCCGCTGCTTGAAGATGTGGGATCTGCATACCTGTTCCCGATGCCACTCTGTGGAACTTTTAAGTTGGAAGAGGCGACAATTGACGAGATGCAAGCAGCATTGACTGCTGGCACACTCACTTCTCAGCAGCTAGTTGGGTGTTATATCCAACGAACCTACCAGACGCAGGAGTACATTCA CTCTATTTTGCAAATCAATCCAGATGTCTTCCAGCTAGCTGTCAAGATGGACTTGGAACGCAAAGCCGGAAAGATACGGGGGCCACTACACGGCATTCCATTCACCGTCAAGGACAACATCGCCTCCAAGGACAATATGGAGACGACAGCAGGCAGCTTTGCGCTTTTGGGCAGCATCGTCCCCCGAGACGCTCACGTGGTCAAGCGCCTTCGCGAAGCCGGCGCTATCTTGTTGGGCAAGGCCGCTCTGAGTGAGTGGGCCGATATGCGTAGCAACAACTATTCTGAGGGGTTCTCGGCTCGAGGCGGTCAAAGCAGAAGCCCGTACAACTTCACACTCAATCCGGGCGGTAGTAGCACGGGAAGCGCTGTTGGCGTCGCGGCGAATGCCATTGCTTTCTCGCTGGGCACGGAGACAGATGGTAGTGTCATTAACCCCGCCGAGCGAAACGCCATTGTAGGATTCAAGCCTACAGTTGGTCTGACTTCAAGGGCAGG GGTCATTCCTGAGAGCGAGCATCAAGATTCTGTCGGAACCTTCGGCCGCACAGTCAGAGATGCTGTTTACGCTTTTGATGCAATCTATGGCATTGATGAGCGAGACAACTACACCCTGGCTCAGGAAGGCAGGACGCCTGAAGGGGGTTACACTCAATTCCTATCTACAAAGGAGATCCTAAAAGGCGCCACCTTCGGACTTCCCTGGAATAGTTTCTGGGCTCTCGCAGACGATGAACAGAGGGAGTCTCTAGAGCAATTACTCAAGCTCATTACCTCAGCTGGGGCAACGATAATCAACAACACTGAAATCACTGACTATGAGACCATCGTTAGCCCGGATGGTTGGGACTGGGATTATGGCACATCAAGAGGCTACCCGAATGAGTCCGAGTACACGGTCGTTAAAGTTGACTTTTACAACAACATCAACACCTACCTTTCGGAGCTGGAAAACACCGATATCAAGACTTTCGAAGATCTCATTGCATTCAACTATGACAATGACGGGACCGAGGGCGGTCATCCTTGGCCGCTTGGGACGGCCGCGTTTTACTCTGGCCAAGACGGGTTTTTGGCATCTCTCGAGTCGAAAGGTATCAAGGATGAGATCTATCTTCAAGCTGTCGAGTTCTCCCAGCAGTCAACGCGGAGTGGTATCAATGATGCCCTCACCTCTTCTAATGGGACGAAATTGGCTGGTCTCCTAGTCCCTCCTGAAGTCGGCCAGACGTATCAGATTGCTGCCCAGGCGGGATACCCCATGATAACTCTCCCGGCCGGTGTTCGCTCTAGCACTGGAATGGGTTTCGGCTTGGCCATAATGCAAACAGCGTATGGAGAAGCGGAGTTGGTTAAGTGGGGAAGTGCAATCGAGGATTTGCAGTTGACGACAGAGGGAAATCCGTACAAGAGGACTTTGCCTAATTGGTACGAGTACCTCACACGAAATGTGCCAGTCTTCTGA
- a CDS encoding GMC oxidoreductase, giving the protein MPFFHQPKPRWLTIASAVLLGASCVTDAYVIPRQINSSQLLNSYDYVIVGGGTAGLTVADRLTEDPETKVLVLEAADWGNMSENLKVSFLTRTGAFTDLLWPGLQSVPQPGLNGRTGNGTADWSWDGILPYFKKGLHFTEPPPELTDNFDSVKFDASYWRDSSEIYAGWPRFYYPGVKPLVEAFKEIDGVEFPADSGAGKPGVFWFPTLMDPRTVTRSYAGTGRYLNVNATRPNYHLLLNTQARKLILDDQLSVTGVEFPSGNNSFVTATAKKEVLLAAGAIHTPQLLQLSGIGPKSLLEAGGIDVLVDLPGVGQNFQDHSSLSTMNITLSKLTEIHPNPNDLVEGNDFKTWADEVWAANKTGPYSIALTNLAGWLPFTAVSDRAEELATKLEQQDYASLLPTDAASTVVAGFEAQMKILAAQMRSKDTAFTRMQLIADHGSQGPVAMQSFSRGTININTTDPWNTEPVIDYRALSNPLEADFFVESIKFLRRYNFNTSLATQFDPVEYAPGPDVTSDEDLKAYIAGAMSPTDYHPVGTASMMPLNLGGVVDQTLRVYGVKNLRVVDASVMPMVPSANTCQPTYALAEKAAEIIKQGV; this is encoded by the exons ATGCCGTTCTTTCATCAACCCAAGCCCCGGTGGCTGACAATCGCATCCGCGGTTCTCCTCGGAGCAAGCTGTGTCACTGACGCCTATGTGATTCCCCGCCAAATCAACTCATCTCAGTTGCTGAACAGCTACGATTATGTCATTGTCGGTGGCGGAACTGCAGGCTTGACTGTCGCAGACCGTCTGACAGAGGACCCTGAGACCAAAGTCTTGGTTCTCGAGGCTGCAGACTGGGGCAACATGTCCGAGAACCTCAAGGTTTCCTTCCTCACTCGAACTGGAGCTTTTACCGACCTCCTTTGGCCCGGACTCCAGTCTGTACCCCAGCCCGGTCTGAACGGAAGGACAGGCAAT GGAACTGCCGACTGGAGCTGGGACGGTATCTTGCCATACTTCAAGAAG GGCCTTCACTTCACTGAGCCGCCTCCCGAGCTGACCGACAACTTTGACAGCGTCAAGTTTGACGCATCCTACTGGCGAGACTCATCAGAGATCTATGCCGGATGGCCGCGGTTCTACTACCCTGGTGTTAAGCCTCTAGTTGAGGCCTTCAAGGAGATCGATGGAGTCGAGTTCCCGGCTGACAGCGGTGCCGGAAAGCCCGGTGTCTTCTGGTTCCCCACGCTCATGGATCCCCGTACCGTCACCCGTTCCTACGCTGGCACCGGCCGCTATCTGAACGTCAATGCCACTCGTCCTAACTACCATCTTTTGCTCAACACCCAGGCCCGCAAGTTGATTCTTGACGACCAGCTATCCGTTACCGGAGTTGAGTTCCCGTCCGGAAACAACAGCTTTGTCACTGCCACTGCAAAGAAGGAGGTCCTCCTCGCTGCTGGCGCCATCCACACTCCTCAGCTGCTGCAGCTTAGCGGCATTGGTCCTAAGAGCCTTCTCGAAGCTGGTGGCATAGATGTCCTTGTCGATCTCCCTGGCGTCGGCCAGAACTTCCAAGACCACAGCAGTCTCTCTACCATGAACATTACTC TCTCTAAGCTTACTGAGATCCACCCCAACCCGAATGACTTAGTTGAGGGCAATGACTTTAAGACTTGGGCCGACGAGGTGTGGGCAGCCAATAAGACCG GCCCTTATTCAATTGCACTGACTAACTTGGCCGGCTGGCTCCCTTTCACCGCCGTGTCCGACCGGGCTGAGGAGCTCGCTACCAAGTTGGAGCAACAAGACTATGCCAGTCTCCTGCCGACGGATGCTGCGTCCACAGTCGTCGCTGGCTTCGAGGCGCAGATGAAGATCCTGGCCGCTCAGATGCGATCCAAGGACACGGCATTCACCCGCATGCAGCTCATTGCAGACCATGGATCTCAGGGCCCTGTCGCAATGCAGTCCTTCAGCCGTGGCACCATCAACATTAACACGACCGACCCGTGGAACACTGAGCCTGTGATTGACTATCGCGCCCTGTCCAACCCTCTCGAGGCCGATTTCTTCGTCGAGTCGATCAAGTTCCTTCGCCGCTACAACTTCAACACCTCCCTGGCCACGCAATTTGATCCGGTCGAGTACGCCCCCGGTCCTGATGTCACGTCGGACGAGGATCTCAAGGCTTACATTGCCGGCGCCATGTCACCAACTGACTACCACCCCGTGGGTACCGCATCCATGATGCCACTCAACCTGGGCGGTGTTGTCGACCAGACATTGCGGGTATACGGAGTGAAAAACCTGAGAGTCGTTGATGCTAGTGTCATGCCCATGGTTCCCAGCGCCAACACCTGCCAGCCTACTTATGCTCTTGCCGAGAAG GCAGCGGAAATCATCAAGCAGGGCGTCTGA